From Pararhodobacter zhoushanensis, the proteins below share one genomic window:
- a CDS encoding ABC transporter ATP-binding protein yields the protein MSLLSIQDLTLSIGTYPILHDVSLTVAPGEIVAITGESGSGKSMTAFATMGLLPARATTTGRILLEGTDLLALSEAEMCTVRGRQIGMVFQEPMTALNPVQTIGAQVAETIRIHEGVSKDEALAQARAMLNRVGLPEDRFPLSRYPHELSGGQRQRVVIAMAIALRPKLLIADEPTTALDVTTQAHILDLLKDLTQDFGMGLLMITHDLAVVADMADRIVVMQHGRVVETGKTADLFRAMQHPYTKALFAASAHKVTLPVAPLPQALLEVKNVIRSYRQPRKGLFGPRPEIQAVKNVSFTLNRGERLGLVGESGCGKSTLTRAILGLEPVQSGSITMRGAPVWTDSRANLDVRRQMQVVFQDPYGSFNPRHRVRRLIAEPFHLLRDPPTGEARAQKIAQALTDVGLTPGDADKYIHEFSGGQRQRIAIARALINDPALIVFDEAVSALDVSVRAQVLDLLADLCRKRPLSYLFISHDLSVVRTITDRVMVMQAGEIVEQGPTEQVFSDPQHPYTRTLLAAAPQLPDMKKTADAS from the coding sequence ATGAGCCTTCTTTCCATCCAAGACCTGACCCTGTCGATCGGCACCTATCCGATCCTGCACGATGTGTCCCTGACCGTCGCGCCCGGCGAGATCGTCGCCATCACCGGTGAAAGCGGCTCGGGCAAGTCGATGACCGCTTTCGCCACGATGGGCCTGCTGCCCGCCCGCGCGACAACCACGGGGCGGATCTTGCTGGAGGGCACCGATCTTCTGGCGCTGTCCGAGGCCGAGATGTGCACGGTGCGCGGGCGGCAGATCGGCATGGTTTTTCAGGAACCGATGACCGCGCTGAACCCGGTGCAGACCATCGGCGCGCAGGTCGCCGAGACGATCCGCATCCACGAGGGCGTGTCCAAGGACGAGGCGCTGGCACAGGCCCGCGCGATGCTCAACCGCGTCGGTCTGCCCGAGGATCGCTTCCCGCTTTCCCGCTATCCGCACGAGCTGTCGGGCGGCCAGCGTCAGCGGGTGGTGATCGCCATGGCGATTGCGCTGCGGCCCAAGCTGTTGATCGCGGACGAGCCGACCACGGCGCTGGATGTGACCACGCAGGCGCATATCCTCGACCTGCTCAAGGATCTGACGCAGGATTTCGGCATGGGCTTGCTGATGATCACCCATGACCTTGCCGTGGTGGCCGATATGGCCGACCGCATCGTGGTCATGCAGCACGGGCGGGTGGTCGAGACCGGCAAGACGGCGGACCTGTTCCGCGCCATGCAGCACCCCTATACCAAGGCGCTGTTTGCAGCCTCGGCCCACAAGGTCACATTGCCTGTCGCGCCCCTTCCGCAAGCGTTGCTTGAGGTGAAAAACGTCATCCGCAGCTATCGCCAGCCGCGCAAGGGCCTGTTCGGCCCGCGCCCGGAAATACAGGCGGTCAAGAACGTGTCCTTCACGCTGAACCGGGGCGAGCGGCTGGGGCTGGTCGGTGAGTCCGGCTGCGGCAAATCCACCCTGACCCGCGCCATTCTGGGGCTGGAGCCGGTGCAGTCGGGCTCGATCACAATGCGCGGCGCGCCGGTCTGGACCGACAGCCGCGCCAATCTGGACGTGCGTCGCCAGATGCAGGTGGTGTTTCAGGATCCCTATGGCAGCTTCAATCCGCGCCACCGCGTCCGTCGGCTGATCGCCGAACCGTTCCATCTGCTGCGCGACCCGCCCACCGGCGAGGCGCGCGCGCAGAAGATCGCGCAGGCGCTGACGGATGTCGGCCTGACGCCCGGCGACGCGGACAAATACATCCACGAATTCTCGGGCGGGCAGCGCCAGCGCATCGCCATCGCCCGCGCGCTGATCAACGATCCGGCGTTGATCGTGTTTGACGAGGCAGTCTCAGCACTGGATGTCTCGGTGCGCGCGCAAGTGCTGGATCTGTTGGCGGACCTCTGCCGCAAACGCCCGCTGAGCTATCTGTTCATCAGCCACGATCTGAGCGTCGTGCGCACGATTACCGACCGGGTGATGGTCATGCAGGCCGGTGAGATCGTTGAACAAGGCCCGACCGAGCAGGTCTTTTCCGACCCGCAACACCCCTATACGCGCACGCTACTGGCCGCCGCGCCGCAACTCCCTGATATGAAGAAGACCGCCGATGCCTCTTGA
- a CDS encoding aldehyde dehydrogenase family protein — protein sequence MPLESFAIPVACHLIGGVWTPGAERLTLSDPSTGETLTEIARGTAAEIDAAVDAAHAARAGDWGRMTALERGRILTRLGQLILTKTEELAQLEARDVGKPLTQARADAVALARYMEFYGGAADKIMGETIPYLDGYTVYTLREPHGVTGHIIPWNYPMQIIGRSVGAALAMGNACVLKPAEEACLTALAFAQLALDAGLPAGALNVVTGLGAEAGAALAGHPRIQHVSFTGSVGVGSLIQTAAAKNVVPVTLELGGKSPQIVFDDADLDRALPFLVNAGVQNAGQTCSASSRILVQRGVYDEVRTRMAQAYGALTVGPALSDPKVGPLISARQKDIVQGYLAKGADLTIAAEGVLTPEAGNAGHYVRPTLFAEVPSDHALAQQEIFGPVQVLIPFEDEAEALRIANSTEYGLVAAVWTRDGARQMRLAKALHAGQVFLNNYGAGGGVELPFGGVGKSGHGREKGFEALYGFSQLKTVAAWHG from the coding sequence ATGCCTCTTGAATCCTTCGCAATTCCTGTTGCCTGTCATTTGATCGGCGGGGTCTGGACGCCGGGTGCTGAACGCCTGACATTGAGCGATCCTTCAACCGGCGAGACGCTCACCGAGATCGCGCGCGGCACCGCCGCCGAGATTGACGCAGCGGTCGATGCCGCCCATGCCGCGCGCGCGGGCGACTGGGGCCGGATGACGGCGCTGGAGCGCGGGCGCATCCTGACCCGGCTGGGCCAGCTGATCCTGACCAAGACCGAGGAACTGGCGCAGCTCGAGGCCCGCGATGTCGGCAAACCGCTGACGCAGGCGCGCGCCGATGCGGTGGCGCTGGCGCGCTACATGGAATTCTACGGCGGGGCCGCCGACAAGATCATGGGCGAGACGATCCCCTATCTGGACGGCTACACCGTCTATACCCTGCGCGAACCGCATGGGGTGACAGGCCATATCATCCCGTGGAACTACCCGATGCAGATCATCGGGCGTTCGGTCGGCGCGGCGCTGGCGATGGGCAATGCCTGTGTGCTCAAACCCGCTGAGGAAGCCTGCCTGACCGCGCTGGCCTTCGCACAACTGGCACTGGACGCTGGGCTGCCCGCCGGGGCGCTGAACGTGGTGACGGGCCTCGGGGCCGAGGCGGGCGCGGCGCTGGCCGGGCATCCGCGCATCCAGCATGTGTCGTTTACCGGCTCGGTCGGGGTTGGTTCGCTGATCCAGACGGCGGCGGCGAAGAACGTTGTGCCGGTGACGCTGGAGCTGGGCGGCAAGTCGCCGCAGATCGTGTTCGACGACGCCGATCTGGACCGCGCGCTGCCGTTTCTGGTCAACGCAGGCGTCCAGAACGCCGGGCAGACCTGCTCGGCCTCGTCGCGCATTCTGGTGCAGCGCGGGGTGTATGACGAGGTCCGCACGCGCATGGCGCAGGCGTATGGTGCGTTGACCGTCGGCCCGGCGCTGTCGGACCCCAAGGTCGGCCCGCTGATCTCGGCCCGCCAGAAAGACATTGTGCAAGGCTATCTGGCCAAGGGCGCCGACCTGACCATCGCCGCCGAGGGCGTGCTGACGCCCGAGGCCGGGAACGCCGGCCACTACGTCCGCCCGACGCTGTTTGCCGAGGTGCCTTCGGATCACGCATTGGCGCAGCAGGAAATCTTCGGCCCGGTGCAAGTCCTGATCCCGTTCGAGGACGAGGCCGAAGCCCTGCGCATCGCCAATTCCACCGAGTACGGGCTGGTCGCCGCCGTCTGGACCCGCGACGGTGCGCGGCAGATGCGGTTGGCCAAGGCGCTGCACGCGGGGCAGGTGTTCTTGAACAATTACGGTGCCGGGGGCGGGGTGGAACTGCCCTTCGGCGGGGTTGGAAAATCCGGGCATGGGCGCGAAAAAGGTTTCGAGGCGCTCTACGGGTTTTCGCAACTCAAGACAGTCGCAGCATGGCATGGGTGA
- a CDS encoding SDR family oxidoreductase, producing the protein MRLQGKIAIVTGAGSGFGAGIARKFAAEGARVIVADINGDAAAEVAKEIGGTAQTCNVADRASVEAMRDAALAIGPVDIVVNNAGVTHLPMPTDTVSEADFDRIFAVNMKAIYLMTQAFVPGFKERRSGNILNIASTAGVSPRPNLSWYNASKGWVITATRSLAVELAPFGVRVNALNPVAGETPLLKSFMGQDTPEIRAKFLSTIPLGRFSTAEDMGNAACFLCSDEASMITGVAMEVDGGRCI; encoded by the coding sequence ATGAGACTTCAGGGCAAAATCGCGATCGTGACCGGCGCAGGCTCGGGCTTTGGGGCCGGGATCGCGCGCAAGTTCGCGGCTGAGGGCGCGCGTGTCATCGTCGCCGACATCAACGGCGACGCGGCGGCAGAGGTGGCGAAAGAGATCGGCGGCACGGCACAGACCTGCAACGTCGCCGACCGCGCCAGTGTCGAAGCGATGCGCGATGCGGCGCTGGCGATCGGGCCGGTGGATATCGTGGTGAACAACGCAGGCGTCACGCATCTGCCGATGCCGACCGATACCGTGAGCGAGGCTGACTTTGACCGCATTTTCGCGGTCAACATGAAGGCCATCTACCTGATGACGCAGGCCTTTGTGCCGGGGTTCAAAGAGCGGCGTTCGGGCAATATCCTGAACATTGCCTCGACCGCTGGCGTCTCGCCGCGCCCGAACCTGAGCTGGTACAACGCGTCCAAAGGCTGGGTGATCACCGCCACGCGCTCGCTGGCGGTAGAGCTGGCGCCCTTCGGCGTGCGGGTCAATGCGCTGAACCCGGTGGCCGGTGAGACCCCGCTGCTCAAGTCCTTCATGGGGCAGGACACGCCGGAAATCCGGGCGAAATTCCTGTCCACCATCCCGCTGGGCCGGTTCTCGACCGCCGAGGACATGGGCAACGCCGCGTGTTTCCTGTGCTCGGACGAGGCGTCGATGATCACCGGGGTGGCGATGGAGGTCGACGGTGGCCGCTGCATATAA
- a CDS encoding P1 family peptidase, with protein sequence MAAAYKPGPRNLITDVAGLRVGNAQDAGLKSGVTVLTGDAPFVAGVHVMGGAPGTRETDLLAPDKSAVAVDALVLSGGSAFGLDACSGVMDGLRAAGRGVQVGRAVIPLVPGAILFDLLNGGDKDWDENPYRALGRAALMAATPEFALGTAGAGTGALAAMQKGGLGSASLVLEDGTTVGALVAVNPVGSVTTPGEQHFWAAPFELDGEFGGAGPDPKGGYCGPLVSAKKDALFGTMAAPPLTNTTIAIVATDRALTKAQCHRLSTAAHDGIARAIVPAHTPGDGDLVFALSTGTGTMPNDFELADIGHAAALCLSRAIARAVYEATPAPGDLLPCYRRS encoded by the coding sequence GTGGCCGCTGCATATAAGCCCGGACCGCGCAACCTGATCACCGATGTGGCGGGTCTGCGGGTTGGCAATGCGCAGGATGCGGGGCTGAAATCGGGCGTCACGGTGCTGACCGGCGACGCGCCCTTTGTGGCCGGGGTGCATGTCATGGGCGGCGCGCCCGGCACGCGCGAGACGGATCTGCTGGCCCCCGACAAATCCGCCGTCGCCGTGGATGCGCTGGTGCTGTCAGGCGGCTCGGCGTTTGGGCTTGATGCCTGCTCGGGCGTGATGGACGGGCTGCGCGCTGCCGGGCGTGGCGTGCAGGTCGGCCGGGCGGTGATCCCGCTGGTGCCCGGCGCGATCCTGTTCGATCTGCTCAACGGCGGCGACAAGGACTGGGACGAGAACCCCTACCGTGCTCTGGGCCGCGCGGCGCTGATGGCGGCTACGCCGGAGTTCGCGCTGGGGACAGCCGGTGCCGGAACGGGGGCGCTGGCGGCGATGCAGAAGGGGGGCCTCGGCTCGGCATCGCTGGTGCTGGAAGACGGCACCACGGTCGGCGCGCTGGTCGCGGTGAACCCGGTCGGCAGCGTCACCACGCCGGGCGAGCAGCACTTCTGGGCCGCTCCGTTCGAGCTGGACGGCGAGTTTGGCGGTGCGGGGCCTGATCCCAAGGGTGGCTATTGCGGTCCGCTGGTCTCGGCCAAGAAAGACGCGCTTTTCGGCACCATGGCCGCGCCACCGCTGACGAACACCACCATCGCCATCGTCGCCACCGACCGCGCGCTGACCAAGGCGCAATGCCACCGGTTGAGCACCGCCGCGCATGACGGTATCGCCCGCGCCATCGTCCCCGCGCATACCCCCGGCGACGGTGATCTGGTCTTTGCGCTGTCCACGGGCACCGGCACCATGCCCAATGACTTCGAACTGGCCGACATCGGCCACGCCGCCGCCCTGTGCCTGAGCCGCGCCATCGCCCGCGCGGTGTATGAGGCGACACCCGCTCCGGGCGATCTGCTTCCCTGCTATCGGAGGTCCTGA
- a CDS encoding alpha/beta fold hydrolase, translated as MPTLALSDVTLHYEIDGKGPPLMLIAGTASDSASWGPLVAPLTAHFTVIRPDNRSTGRTTPQDAPLSLEHWADDALALAAHLELGPVAVVGHSLGGMIALRMAATAPETVARLGLLASAPVRGGRNVALFDLMLRLRAEGQAPDLWLRAFLPWLFHPRFFDVPGQLDAAIAQSLAYPHAQSAAAMAAQVAALHETDASGLPALVRCPTLSVLAGSDLLILEASARAALAPIADLTITTIPEAGHSIHWDAPAATLAALLPFLTEGRQ; from the coding sequence ATGCCTACGCTCGCGCTTTCCGACGTCACCCTGCATTATGAGATCGACGGAAAGGGTCCGCCCCTGATGCTGATCGCCGGGACCGCCAGTGACAGCGCCAGCTGGGGACCGCTGGTCGCGCCGCTGACCGCGCATTTCACCGTCATCCGCCCCGACAACCGCAGCACCGGGCGCACCACGCCGCAGGACGCGCCGCTGTCGCTGGAGCATTGGGCGGATGACGCGCTGGCGCTGGCCGCGCATCTGGAGCTTGGCCCGGTGGCGGTGGTCGGTCACTCGCTGGGCGGGATGATCGCGCTGCGGATGGCGGCAACGGCTCCTGAAACGGTCGCACGCCTGGGCCTGCTGGCCAGCGCGCCGGTCAGGGGCGGGCGCAACGTCGCACTGTTTGACCTGATGCTGCGCCTGCGGGCCGAGGGGCAGGCGCCTGACCTCTGGCTGCGGGCCTTCCTGCCGTGGCTGTTTCACCCCCGGTTCTTTGATGTCCCCGGCCAACTTGACGCCGCCATCGCGCAGTCGCTGGCCTATCCGCACGCGCAATCCGCCGCCGCCATGGCCGCGCAGGTTGCCGCGTTGCACGAGACCGACGCCAGCGGACTGCCCGCGCTGGTGCGCTGCCCGACGCTCTCGGTGCTGGCGGGCAGCGACCTGCTGATCCTTGAGGCGTCGGCGCGTGCGGCCTTGGCCCCGATTGCCGATCTGACCATCACCACGATCCCCGAGGCCGGGCACTCAATCCACTGGGACGCCCCCGCCGCGACGCTTGCGGCGCTGCTCCCGTTTCTGACGGAGGGCCGGCAATGA
- a CDS encoding tetratricopeptide repeat protein, whose product MTRDQLGNEITDTAPDLVAAINDFLHGVLAYQTQAVTLMGLIEDHPGSCLGNTYTGFLWMFLESPAAPALAAPYLERALKAAGTPREKANAQVLAAWVAGDIPETIRRCEAIAREYPTDLAIIKLGQYHLFNLGDASGMLRMALHALPACAAMPYVHGMIAFGYEQCHLMADAEASARRAIAIEPTDPWAHHALAHVMLTQARVDEGIAFLEEVAPTWQGLNSFMHTHNWWHLALFYISRDRQADVLATYDAHVWACEKDYSQDQIGAASLLARMEFAGIDVGDRWADVADRIAARGADTVSPFLTLQYLYALARAGRPEAETLMDAIRTRAATTAHDQAAWADVALPAATGIIAHAAGDAATAARALGRALPRLQEIGGSHAQRDFFDQIHLDALIKAGEASTAQQVLEMRRTYDPDGIPLNRLLAQVYEQVGLPEQARQARARAGG is encoded by the coding sequence ATGACCCGCGACCAGCTTGGCAACGAGATCACCGATACCGCGCCCGATCTTGTCGCCGCGATCAACGATTTTCTGCACGGCGTTCTGGCCTATCAGACGCAGGCCGTGACCCTCATGGGCCTGATCGAGGATCATCCGGGCAGTTGCCTGGGCAACACCTATACCGGCTTTCTGTGGATGTTTCTTGAATCGCCGGCGGCTCCGGCGCTTGCCGCGCCCTATCTGGAGCGCGCGCTGAAAGCGGCGGGAACGCCGCGCGAAAAGGCCAATGCGCAGGTGCTGGCGGCGTGGGTTGCGGGCGACATTCCCGAAACCATCCGCCGGTGCGAGGCTATCGCGCGGGAATATCCGACCGATCTGGCGATCATCAAGCTGGGGCAGTACCACCTTTTCAATCTGGGCGATGCCTCGGGCATGCTGCGCATGGCCCTGCATGCGCTGCCCGCCTGCGCCGCAATGCCCTATGTCCACGGCATGATCGCCTTTGGCTATGAGCAATGTCACCTGATGGCCGACGCCGAGGCCTCGGCCCGCCGCGCCATTGCCATCGAGCCGACAGACCCGTGGGCGCATCACGCGCTGGCGCATGTGATGCTGACGCAGGCACGGGTGGATGAAGGGATCGCGTTTCTGGAAGAGGTCGCGCCGACGTGGCAGGGCCTCAATTCCTTCATGCATACGCATAACTGGTGGCATCTGGCGCTGTTCTACATCAGCCGCGACCGGCAGGCGGATGTTCTGGCGACCTATGACGCGCATGTCTGGGCGTGTGAGAAAGACTACTCGCAGGACCAGATCGGCGCGGCCTCGTTGCTGGCGCGGATGGAATTTGCCGGGATCGACGTCGGGGATCGTTGGGCCGATGTCGCGGACCGGATCGCGGCGCGCGGGGCGGACACGGTTTCCCCGTTCCTGACGTTGCAGTACCTCTACGCGCTGGCCCGCGCGGGTCGGCCCGAGGCTGAAACGCTGATGGACGCCATCCGCACCCGCGCCGCCACAACGGCCCATGATCAGGCGGCCTGGGCGGATGTGGCGCTGCCGGCAGCGACGGGCATCATCGCCCATGCGGCGGGTGATGCCGCCACGGCGGCGCGCGCGCTGGGGCGGGCCTTGCCGCGTCTGCAGGAGATCGGCGGCTCGCATGCGCAGCGGGATTTCTTCGACCAGATCCACCTTGATGCGCTGATCAAGGCAGGCGAGGCGTCAACCGCGCAGCAGGTGTTGGAAATGCGCCGCACCTATGACCCCGACGGCATCCCGCTCAACCGGTTGCTGGCGCAGGTTTACGAGCAGGTCGGTTTGCCCGAACAGGCCCGCCAAGCCCGCGCACGGGCAGGCGGCTGA